A window of Triplophysa dalaica isolate WHDGS20190420 chromosome 7, ASM1584641v1, whole genome shotgun sequence contains these coding sequences:
- the polr3k gene encoding DNA-directed RNA polymerase III subunit RPC10: MLLFCPTCGNVLIVEEGQRCYRFACNTCPYVHNITRKVNNRKYPKLKEVDDVLGGSAAWENVDSTAEPCPKCGHARAYFMQIQTRSADEPMTTFYKCCSPQCGHRWRD, translated from the exons atgcttttgttttgtccAACGTGTGGAAATGTGCTGATCGTTGAAGAGGGTCAAAGATGCTACAGATTCGCGTGTAATACTTGTCCATATGTACACAACATCACGAGGAAG GTAAACAATAGAAAGTATCCCAAACTGAAAGAGGTCGATGATGTTCTCGGAGGCTCTGCCGCTTGGGAAAACGTAGATTCCACAGCAG AACCTTGTCCAAAATGTGGGCATGCAAGGGCTTATTTCATGCAGATACAAACCAGATCTGCAGATGAACCAATGACAACTTTCTACAAGTGCTGTAGTCCACAATGTGGGCATAGGTGGAGGGACTAA
- the snrnp25 gene encoding U11/U12 small nuclear ribonucleoprotein 25 kDa protein isoform X1 translates to MPGQSHEQELNIAEELNRLSLSREQLIDRRNVVALLIDFKRSNGQNEQQYCRETAELQEIDKELKALSQRKIQLQMGQDRIEGTHNILIDTSVSSAVLVGDPPSFSAPQIILDVQELPRHASQTQCPFCHEYITTDVTKTTSSTSYLMCFVFIMFCCVAGCCLFPFCLDTCKDVVHKCPRCRSHIHTCKKL, encoded by the exons ATGCCTGGACAATCTCATGAACAGGAATTGAACATCGCAGAGGAGCTCAACCGGCTGTCCTTAAGCAGAGAGCAGCTCATCGACAGACGCAATGTCGTGGCTTTGCTTATCGATTTCAAGCGAAGTAATGGCCAAAATGAACAAC AGTATTGCAGAGAGACTGCAGAACTTCAAGAAATTGATAAGGAGCTCAAAGCTCTGTCTCAGAGGAAGATTCAACTGCAGATGGGACAAGACCGGATAGAAGGAACGCATAACATATTAATTG ACACATCTGTATCTTCTGCTGTTCTTGTGGGGGATCCACCATCCTTTTCAG ctCCGCAGATTATTCTGGATGTTCAGGAACTTCCTAGACACGCATCCCAGACGCAGTGTCCATTCTGTCACGAATATATAACCACAGACGTCACAAAGACCACCAGCAGTACCTCGTAtcttatgtgttttgttttcattatgtTTTG ttgtgtaGCTGGCTGCTGTCTGTTCCCATTCTGCCTGGATACCTGCAAAGATGTTGTTCATAAGTGTCCAAGATGTCGGAGTCACATACACACGTGCAAAAAGCTCTGA
- the cdip1 gene encoding cell death-inducing p53-target protein 1, translating into MSSDPPPPYPGGPNAPLLEEKNGQPPVSGASAPVMTGPPQGHPLPPEYGPPPYEAILQPGFVPPHVPGESATPKPMAVPMHMQHPYGGYYAPPGHFPHTVGVEHYGPGPSHFAPGHTATVLTSPGAATTVTVMQGEMFQSAPVETLCPHCQQPIVTRITHDIGLMNTLFCLFCFFVGCDLGCCLIPCMIDELKDVTHTCPNCKGYIYTYKRIC; encoded by the exons ATGTCCAGTGACCCCCCTCCTCCTTATCCAGGGGGCCCAAATGCCCCTCTTCTCGAGGAGAAAAATGGACAACCTCCAGTTTCTG GAGCCAGTGCTCCAGTAATGACAGGACCGCCGCAGGGCCACCCCCTGCCTCCAGAATACGGACCTCCACCTTATGAAGCCATTCTACAGCCTGGGTTTGTTCCACCGCATGTGCCAGGCGAGAGCGCAACGCCTAAGCCTATGGCTGTACCAATGCACATGCAGCATCCCTATG GTGGTTACTACGCTCCCCCTGGGCATTTTCCTCATACAGTGGGAGTGGAGCACTATGGTCCGGGGCCCAGTCACTTTGCTCCGGGTCACACAGCCACGGTTCTCACCTCTCCTGGCGCAGCCACCACTGTGACCGTTATGCAGGGGGAGATGTTTCAGTCAGCTCCAGTGGAAACCCTGTGTCCGCACTGCCAGCAGCCCATCGTCACCCGCATCACCCATGACATTGGCCTCATGAATACCCTCTTCTGTCTGTTCTGCTTCTTTGTCGG ttGTGATCTGGGCTGTTGCTTGATCCCCTGCATGATTGACGAGCTCAAGGATGTGACACATACTTGCCCGAACTGCAAGGGCTATATTTACACATACAAGCGAATATGCTAA
- the snrnp25 gene encoding U11/U12 small nuclear ribonucleoprotein 25 kDa protein isoform X2 gives MDECPDLLNVEKGELEVKSVVDDIKTEEEEEEEEEDEEAMPHSEFLDIFEEGLALMVQDPLLCDLPIQVTLEEVNSQVALEYGQAMTVRVCKGDGEVMPIVVVQSATVLDLKKAIRRYIELKQQREGGVKHIGWKYVWRTFHLVFNGEKLEDDNGKLKDYGIRNRDEVTFFKTLRKK, from the exons ATGGATGAATGTCCAGATCTACTGAATGTGGAAAAAGGAGAATTGGAGGTGAAAAGTGTCGTAGATGATATTAAaacagaggaggaggaggaggaggaggaagaggacgaGGAGGCAATGCCACATTCAGAATTTCTCGACATCTTTGAGGAAGGGCTTGCTCTGATGGTGCAGGACCCTTTACTTTGTGACCTGCCGATTCAG GTGACATTGGAAGAGGTGAACTCTCAGGTGGCTCTGGAATATGGTCAAGCCATGACTGTTCGAGTTTGTAAGGGCGATGGAGAAGTCATGC CTATTGTGGTTGTGCAATCTGCCACGGTGCTGGATCTGAAGAAGGCCATTCGTAGATATATAGAGCTCAAACAACAGCGAGAGGGTGGTGTCAAACACATCGGCTG GAAATACGTGTGGAGAACATTTCATCTGGTTTTCAATGGAGAAAAATTAGAAGATGACAATGGAAAGCTCAAGGA TTATGGAATCAGAAACAGAGATGAAGTGACGTTCTTCAAGACACTGAGGAAGAAATGA